Proteins found in one Quercus robur chromosome 2, dhQueRobu3.1, whole genome shotgun sequence genomic segment:
- the LOC126714304 gene encoding basic leucine zipper 43-like yields the protein MQPSEVTALHYLASSKNPSPYPANFNMTQNTASTFQFNQFPNPLYNFQLPPQFQDINPHSSSFSSNSTSDEADEQQLSLINERKQRRMISNRESARRSRMRKQKHLDELWSQVVWLRNENHQLIDKLNHVSESHDKVIQENAQLKEEASELRQMLTDMQLNSPFPTLRDLDDVPCNTAYLRAESSNQSATSSMDLLG from the coding sequence ATGCAGCCTAGTGAGGTTACAGCACTCCATTATCTAGCCTCTTCAAAAAACCCATCTCCATACCCAGCTAACTTTAACATGACTCAGAATACAGCATCCACATTTCAATTTAACCAGTTCCCTAATCCATTATACAATTTCCAGCTCCCACCTCAATTTCAAGACATAAATCCACATTCCTCATCTTTCAGCAGTAATTCAACTTCTGATGAAGCTGATGAGCAACAACTAAGTCTTATCAAtgagagaaaacagagaaggATGATATCTAATAGAGAGTCTGCCCGCCGTTCACGTATGCGCAAGCAGAAGCACCTAGATGAGCTGTGGTCACAGGTGGTTTGGCTCCGGAATGAGAACCACCAGCTCATAGATAAGCTGAACCATGTTTCGGAGTCCCATGACAAGGTGATTCAAGAAAATGCTCAGCTGAAGGAGGAAGCTTCAGAACTTCGTCAAATGCTTACTGATATGCAACTTAATAGCCCTTTCCCTACTTTAAGAGACCTGGATGATGTTCCCTGCAACACAGCTTATCTCAGAGCTGAGTCCTCAAACCAGTCTGCCACTAGTTCTATGGATCTGCTTGGCTAA